The following proteins come from a genomic window of Lolium rigidum isolate FL_2022 chromosome 5, APGP_CSIRO_Lrig_0.1, whole genome shotgun sequence:
- the LOC124654151 gene encoding protein LEAD-SENSITIVE 1-like produces the protein MGLLSNRVERSEIRPGDHIYTWRAVYAYAHHGIYVGGSKVVHFTRKKEVESSDSSNSFSSLISFSEASSECPTFPDCGFQLSDSGVVLTCLDCFLGNGSLYCFEYGVPSAIFLAKLRGGTCTIAQSDPSEVVVQRAMHLLQNGFGNYDIFEKNCEDFALYCKTGLIPADEPGIGASGQASAAVGIPLAALLSSPFKVFAAGPLGMATVTAGMYCAGRYITDLGVRKDVTKVEVENLSSHLGFRRIEDAESVNNSPDKAKKSLLPMKRKRER, from the exons atggggctGCTGTCCAACCGGGTGGAGCGGTCGGAGATAAGGCCCGGCGACCACATCTACACATGGAGGGCCGTCTACGCATACGCCCACCACG GTATTTACGTCGGAGGAAGCAAAGTGGTCCATTTCACGCGAAAGAAGGAGGTTGAATCTTCAGATTCGTCCAACTCCTTCTCCAGCCTGATCTCAttctcggaggcttcatcggagtgCCCAACATTCCCAGACTGTGGGTTTCAGCTGTCGGATAGTGGTGTCGTGCTTACCTGCTTGGATTGCTTTCTTGGCAATGGCTCACTCTACTGCTTCGAGTACGGAGTGCCGTCTGCGATTTTCCTTGCAAAACTGCGAGGAGGCACCTGCACCATTGCCCAATCAGACCCATCCGAGGTCGTGGTCCAGAGAGCTATGCACTTGCTTCAAAATGGGTTTGGCAACTACGACATATTCGAGAAGAACTGCGAGGACTTTGCACTCTACTGCAAGACTGGACTTATACCCGCCGATGAGCCAGGCATTGGGGCGAGCGGGCAAGCATCAGCCGCCGTTGGGATCCCGTTGGCAGCTCTTCTGTCTAGTCCGTTCAAGGTCTTCGCTGCCGGTCCACTCGGGATGGCCACCGTCACGGCTGGGATGTACTGTGCTGGTAGATACATCACTGACCTAGGAGTAAGGAAGGACGTCACCAAAGTAGAAGTGGAGAACTTATCGTCACACCTTGGGTTCCGCCGCATTGAAGATGCAGAGTCGGTGAACAACAGCCCAGATAAAGCGAAGAAGAGCTTGCTCCCAATGAAGAGAAAACGCGAGAGGTGA